Proteins encoded in a region of the Marinobacter arenosus genome:
- a CDS encoding bifunctional aminoglycoside phosphotransferase/ATP-binding protein, with product MSETPAEILVRALQNPELYDHPVNGFQVIETHISLVILTGDYAYKIKKPMDFGFLDFSTLERRKHFCDEELRLNRRLAESLYLDVLPITGTPEQPELGGTGEAFEYAIKMRQFGQDQLFDRLQEQGNLDPALLTDLARQVAAFHERLPTVPDDKPLGTPEAVYAAMQENFDQVRPMIDDKGLLLQLDNLAAWTETTFNRHRDLITQRRANGLVRECHGDLHLANITRFEGKVTVFDCIEFNEPFRWIDVINDLAFLLMDLESRREHALANLVLNTYLEYRDDFDALPLLPLYKAYRAMVRAKIALFTMGNPSLSDAEKDGLMQRYRDYAQLAEDYSTIPNPYLLATTGLSASGKSCVCSAMAGELGLIRLRSDVERKRLHGLAPLANSKSPLGGNLYTPEANAQTYQRLADVAGHLLAAGLPVVIDAACLKEQERSQFAAVAEAQAVPFALLHCEAPEALRREWIRNRSNDASEATEAFLDEQQSWFEPLTAEERSHTIHLHTDQEHVAEAVADRIRQHFGFEPR from the coding sequence GTGAGCGAAACACCCGCAGAAATTCTGGTTCGGGCACTGCAGAATCCTGAGCTTTACGATCACCCGGTCAACGGTTTTCAGGTCATCGAGACGCACATCTCGCTGGTGATCCTCACGGGCGACTACGCCTACAAGATCAAGAAGCCGATGGATTTCGGGTTTCTGGACTTTTCCACCCTGGAGCGTCGCAAGCATTTCTGCGACGAGGAACTCCGACTGAACCGCCGCCTGGCCGAATCGCTGTACCTGGACGTCCTGCCCATTACCGGCACCCCGGAACAACCGGAGCTTGGCGGCACGGGCGAAGCGTTCGAGTACGCCATCAAAATGCGCCAGTTCGGACAGGATCAGTTGTTCGATCGTCTCCAGGAGCAGGGCAACCTGGATCCCGCCCTGCTGACGGACCTCGCCCGCCAGGTTGCGGCCTTCCACGAACGACTGCCCACGGTGCCGGACGACAAGCCCCTCGGCACTCCGGAAGCGGTCTACGCGGCCATGCAGGAGAATTTTGACCAGGTTCGCCCGATGATCGACGACAAGGGCCTGCTGCTGCAGCTGGACAACCTCGCCGCCTGGACCGAAACCACCTTCAATCGCCATCGTGACCTGATTACCCAGCGCCGGGCCAACGGCCTGGTCCGCGAATGCCATGGCGACCTGCATCTGGCGAACATCACCCGGTTTGAAGGCAAGGTCACGGTGTTCGACTGCATCGAATTCAACGAACCGTTCCGCTGGATCGACGTGATCAACGATCTGGCGTTCCTGCTGATGGACCTGGAATCCCGGCGCGAGCACGCCCTGGCCAACCTGGTACTCAACACCTACCTGGAATACCGGGACGATTTCGACGCACTGCCCCTTCTACCTCTGTACAAAGCCTACCGCGCCATGGTGCGGGCCAAGATTGCCCTGTTCACCATGGGCAACCCTTCGCTGAGCGATGCGGAAAAGGACGGGCTGATGCAGAGGTACCGGGATTACGCTCAGCTGGCCGAAGATTACAGCACCATTCCCAACCCGTATCTGCTCGCCACCACCGGACTGTCTGCCAGCGGCAAATCCTGCGTGTGTTCCGCCATGGCCGGCGAATTGGGGCTGATTCGACTGCGCTCGGATGTCGAGCGCAAGCGGCTCCATGGCCTGGCTCCCCTGGCGAACAGCAAGTCCCCGCTTGGAGGCAACCTCTACACTCCGGAAGCCAATGCGCAAACCTACCAGCGCCTGGCGGATGTCGCCGGCCATTTACTGGCGGCCGGCCTGCCGGTGGTCATCGACGCAGCCTGCCTGAAAGAACAGGAGCGTTCGCAGTTTGCCGCCGTGGCCGAGGCGCAGGCGGTGCCATTCGCCCTGCTGCACTGCGAAGCGCCGGAGGCGTTGCGTCGGGAATGGATCCGCAACCGCAGCAACGACGCCTCGGAGGCCACTGAGGCGTTTCTGGACGAGCAGCAGAGCTGGTTTGAACCGCTAACCGCCGAGGAGCGCAGTCACACCATTCACTTGCACACGGACCAGGAGCACGTGGCGGAAGCGGTCGCTGACCGGATCCGCCAGCACTTCGGTTTCGAACCTCGCTGA
- the dksA gene encoding RNA polymerase-binding protein DksA, protein MANTAEQPRERFTNFTPYEMKKGEEYMSADMLQHFKNLLLQWKQELMEEVDRTMHHMQEDAANYADPSDRATQEEEFSLELRTRDRERKLIKKIDQTIDRIDKDDYGFCDQCGVEIGIRRLEARPTATLCIDCKTLAEIRERQTGI, encoded by the coding sequence ATGGCAAACACTGCAGAACAACCACGCGAACGTTTTACTAACTTCACCCCCTACGAAATGAAGAAGGGTGAAGAGTACATGAGTGCCGACATGCTGCAGCACTTCAAGAATCTGCTACTGCAATGGAAGCAGGAGCTGATGGAAGAAGTCGACCGCACCATGCACCACATGCAGGAAGACGCAGCAAATTACGCGGATCCCAGTGACCGCGCAACCCAGGAAGAGGAATTCAGCCTGGAACTGCGTACCCGCGATCGCGAGCGCAAGCTGATCAAGAAGATCGATCAGACCATCGACCGTATCGACAAGGACGATTACGGCTTCTGCGACCAGTGCGGTGTCGAAATCGGTATCCGACGCCTGGAAGCACGTCCGACTGCAACCCTGTGCATCGACTGCAAGACCCTCGCCGAAATTCGCGAGCGCCAGACCGGCATCTGA
- the sfsA gene encoding DNA/RNA nuclease SfsA — MNFPEPLVEGWLIRRYKRFLADVRLADGSEVTAHCPNTGSMLGCQPEDARVWLSQSDNPKRKLKFTWELVETAPGTLACINTARPNAQARHAVENGRVTELSGYESCRSEVKYGSENSRIDLLLSGHQSEPDAWVEVKNVTLAEDGQGFFPDAVTTRGQKHLRELMAQVAGGDRAVLFFVVNHTGIETVRPADHIDPTYGRLLREACDAGVEVIAYRANLAGEDGTPTGVMTLAESVPVILEI; from the coding sequence ATGAACTTTCCAGAACCTTTGGTCGAGGGGTGGCTGATTCGCCGATATAAACGCTTCCTCGCCGACGTGCGCCTTGCCGACGGGAGCGAAGTGACCGCCCATTGCCCGAACACCGGTTCGATGCTGGGGTGCCAACCTGAGGATGCCCGGGTCTGGTTGAGTCAAAGCGACAACCCGAAGCGCAAGCTCAAGTTCACCTGGGAGCTCGTTGAAACCGCGCCGGGCACGCTCGCCTGCATCAATACGGCGCGCCCCAATGCCCAGGCTCGCCATGCGGTGGAGAATGGACGCGTCACCGAGCTCTCCGGCTATGAATCCTGCCGCTCGGAAGTGAAGTACGGATCGGAAAACAGTCGGATCGACCTTTTGCTCTCGGGGCACCAAAGCGAACCGGATGCCTGGGTTGAGGTTAAAAACGTTACCCTGGCGGAGGATGGCCAGGGGTTTTTCCCGGACGCGGTGACGACCAGGGGGCAGAAGCATCTGAGGGAGTTGATGGCCCAGGTGGCCGGCGGCGATCGGGCGGTGCTGTTCTTTGTGGTGAACCATACCGGCATTGAGACCGTGCGCCCGGCCGATCATATCGATCCGACCTACGGTCGGCTGTTGCGGGAGGCCTGTGATGCCGGTGTCGAGGTGATTGCCTACCGCGCCAATCTTGCCGGCGAGGACGGGACCCCAACGGGTGTCATGACCCTGGCCGAGTCGGTGCCGGTCATTCTTGAAATCTGA
- a CDS encoding sigma-54-dependent transcriptional regulator — MPRILIVEDEDIIRSAVRKLLQHAGYEVSDAGSVEEAEQNFEPEHFDLIISDLRLPGAAGTELINRAPNTPVLIMTSYASLRSAVDSMKMGAVEYIAKPFDHDEMLAAVENILARQPSMSGQSEDRGGSASAPEDGDPANIMFGQCDAMQRVFTLIRKVAPTETTVLVQGESGTGKELAARALHLLSPRASKPLISVNCAAIPESLIESELFGHEKGAFTGAVSARTGLIEAADGGSLFLDEIGELPAEAQARLLRVLQESEIRKVGSTQSRTVNVRMIAATHRNLKAMTRTGEFREDLYYRLNVMQIRIPPLRERQGDMLGLARRFLKRQGEKMGKPNLNLSPEAMRALERHRWPGNVRELENAIERATILCDGDVITPALLDLDSEVGDEHIPETLVEGNNEQSRASDVDSSNDLSLEDYFQHFVLENQDRMSETELAQKLGISRKSLWERRQRLGIPRKKSSGN, encoded by the coding sequence ATGCCTCGCATTCTGATCGTAGAAGATGAAGACATTATTCGCTCGGCAGTACGAAAGCTGCTGCAGCACGCCGGTTACGAAGTGTCCGACGCCGGCTCGGTAGAAGAGGCCGAGCAAAACTTCGAACCGGAGCATTTCGACCTGATCATCTCCGACCTTCGGTTACCGGGCGCAGCGGGCACCGAACTGATTAACCGAGCGCCCAATACCCCCGTGCTGATCATGACCAGCTACGCGAGCCTCCGGTCAGCGGTGGATTCGATGAAGATGGGTGCGGTGGAATACATCGCCAAGCCTTTTGATCACGACGAAATGCTGGCCGCCGTCGAGAATATCCTGGCCCGACAACCGTCGATGTCGGGCCAGTCCGAGGACCGCGGCGGTTCGGCCTCTGCGCCGGAGGACGGCGATCCAGCCAACATCATGTTCGGCCAGTGCGATGCCATGCAACGGGTTTTCACACTGATTCGCAAGGTAGCGCCGACCGAAACCACGGTATTGGTTCAGGGCGAGTCCGGCACGGGCAAGGAACTCGCCGCCCGGGCGCTTCACCTTCTCAGTCCGCGGGCCTCGAAACCACTGATCTCGGTCAACTGTGCCGCCATTCCCGAGAGCCTGATTGAGTCGGAATTGTTCGGTCATGAGAAAGGCGCATTCACGGGAGCGGTCTCAGCCCGGACCGGCCTGATCGAGGCGGCCGATGGCGGCAGCCTGTTCCTGGACGAAATCGGCGAACTGCCGGCCGAAGCGCAGGCACGGCTGCTTCGAGTGCTGCAGGAAAGTGAGATTCGCAAGGTGGGCTCAACCCAAAGCCGGACCGTCAACGTCCGGATGATTGCCGCGACGCACCGGAACCTGAAAGCCATGACCCGGACCGGCGAGTTTCGGGAAGACCTGTACTACCGACTGAATGTCATGCAGATTCGCATACCGCCACTGCGCGAACGCCAGGGCGACATGCTTGGCTTGGCACGGCGCTTCCTGAAGCGCCAGGGCGAGAAGATGGGCAAGCCCAACCTCAACCTGAGCCCCGAGGCCATGCGCGCGCTGGAGCGCCACCGCTGGCCCGGTAATGTCCGTGAGCTGGAAAATGCGATCGAGCGCGCCACCATCCTGTGCGATGGCGATGTCATCACCCCGGCCTTGCTCGATCTCGACAGCGAAGTCGGTGACGAACACATTCCGGAAACCCTGGTGGAAGGCAACAACGAGCAGAGTCGCGCCAGCGATGTCGATTCCTCGAACGACCTGTCACTGGAAGACTATTTTCAGCACTTTGTTCTGGAAAACCAGGACCGGATGAGCGAGACCGAGCTGGCCCAAAAACTCGGCATCAGCCGAAAATCCCTGTGGGAGCGCCGGCAACGCCTCGGGATTCCGCGTAAAAAATCCTCCGGAAACTGA
- the gluQRS gene encoding tRNA glutamyl-Q(34) synthetase GluQRS: MTSPRYRGRFAPSPTGPLHFGSLVAALASYLEARQHQGQWFIRIEDLDPLREPPEATGQILHSLEAHGLMPDEAVRFQSRRHDAYQAAIERLFASGDAYRCFCSRQELKRHGGRHPNHCRAGGVNPGDRPFAIRFALKDEESHWQDQLLGAQVQNVVAELDDPVILRKEGFYAYQLAVVVDDIDQGITDVVRGSDLLDMTAQQQQIYRALGAGPPNWLHIPVIRNEQGQKLSKQTHAPALDDDRPGPNLVQALNALGQQPPGTLATETVDAILEWGVRHWRRDAIHLTAR; the protein is encoded by the coding sequence ATGACTTCACCTCGTTACCGGGGCCGATTCGCGCCCTCCCCAACCGGTCCGCTGCACTTCGGCTCACTGGTCGCGGCGCTGGCAAGCTATCTTGAAGCCCGCCAGCATCAGGGCCAATGGTTCATCCGCATCGAAGACCTGGACCCTCTGCGCGAGCCTCCCGAGGCTACCGGTCAAATCCTGCATAGCCTTGAGGCCCACGGCCTGATGCCCGATGAGGCGGTACGCTTCCAGTCCAGACGGCACGACGCCTACCAGGCGGCCATCGAGCGTCTGTTCGCCAGTGGCGATGCCTACCGCTGCTTCTGCTCGCGCCAAGAACTGAAACGTCATGGCGGCCGCCACCCCAACCATTGCCGCGCTGGCGGCGTCAACCCTGGCGATCGTCCGTTCGCCATTCGCTTCGCCCTGAAGGATGAAGAGAGCCATTGGCAGGACCAACTCCTCGGCGCCCAGGTCCAGAACGTCGTGGCGGAACTTGATGATCCGGTGATTCTGCGCAAGGAGGGCTTCTACGCCTATCAACTGGCTGTGGTGGTCGACGACATCGATCAGGGCATCACCGATGTCGTTCGCGGGTCCGACCTGCTGGACATGACCGCACAGCAACAACAGATCTATCGGGCGCTGGGGGCTGGACCACCCAACTGGCTGCACATTCCGGTCATTCGCAATGAACAGGGCCAGAAGCTCAGTAAGCAGACGCATGCCCCCGCCCTCGACGACGACCGACCGGGGCCAAATCTGGTTCAGGCGCTGAACGCCCTGGGGCAGCAACCTCCCGGTACGCTTGCCACGGAGACGGTCGACGCGATCCTTGAATGGGGCGTGAGGCATTGGCGGCGGGACGCCATTCACCTGACAGCCAGGTAA
- a CDS encoding ATP-binding protein, with product MSFSAAGLLFASLLYLILLFGIAWITERGMLPKHWVRHPLVYTLSLGVYAGIWAVYAAVGVAAETGYGFLAYYLGISGAFLLAPVLLNPVLRIGRAYQLTSLADLFAYRYRSQWAGTLVTLCSGGAILALLSMQIQAVTTSASLLAPDTSPNVISVMFSLTVVLFAMLFGARRDQTSENHQGLVLAIAFDSLVKLVALLVLGGVILFSVFGGMDGLDAWLLSNSSPATTMTLNVDDGSWRALMLMSFAAALVLPHMYHMTFSENPSPKALAKASWGLPLYLLLLGLPVPLILWGGQELAVTTGSSFYTIGTAQALGSRGLTLLMYIAGLSAASGLMIVSTLALAGMVLNHVVLPLKTPREQGDIYRWLQWIKRLLIAVIIFLALLFHETLGKNLDLSILGIISLSGMLQLLPGALGVIYWPEGNRRGLIAGLVVGLAIWIVTLVLPFSHTANLLAVLGAPIVPDYSNWQIFVFVSLTANVTVFALISILSTSTGEEASAAQACSMGALSRPQRRELLATSSAEFAKQLAEPLGVGVAKREVERALAQLKLPNVEYRPYQLRRLRDQVEINLSGLLGPSVARDMVKRHLGFKPMARGGTAQDIRYVERALGEYQNRLTGLAGELDNLRRHYRQTLQNLPIAACSVGEDGEILMWNNAMENLTGITADDVVGARLLALPEHWHLLLDDFNLGEELHRYKHRLDLRGKPHWLNLHKAALSGPDHPEGGSIILVEDQTETRLLEDELMHSERLASVGRLAAGVAHEIGNPVTGISSLAQNLKLETDNPDILDTADQIQQQTRRISTILQSLMNFARTGNHAQANRYEPVTIRRCVDESINLLSLSDKGLRVRFINDCPENLQVLGDEQRLVQVFINLLANARDASPDGGTIRVSGNGDGYSAIIEVIDEGSGIPEDQLDHIFEPFYTTKAPNKGTGLGLSLVYSIVEEHYGNVQVESPAASGRGTCVRLRLPAFEPEIGVTQISQNERS from the coding sequence ATGAGTTTTAGCGCCGCCGGGCTGCTGTTCGCCAGCCTGCTTTACCTTATCCTGCTGTTCGGCATCGCCTGGATCACCGAGCGCGGCATGCTGCCCAAGCACTGGGTCAGACACCCCCTGGTGTATACCCTCAGCCTTGGCGTCTACGCCGGCATCTGGGCCGTGTACGCGGCCGTTGGCGTGGCCGCGGAAACCGGCTACGGCTTCCTCGCCTATTACCTGGGCATCAGCGGCGCGTTCCTGCTGGCACCGGTCCTGCTGAACCCGGTGCTGCGCATCGGCCGCGCCTACCAGCTGACTTCCCTCGCCGATCTTTTCGCCTACCGCTATCGGAGCCAATGGGCCGGGACCCTGGTCACCCTGTGTTCCGGCGGCGCCATCCTGGCCCTGCTCAGCATGCAGATCCAGGCGGTCACCACCTCCGCCAGCCTCCTCGCGCCGGACACCTCACCCAACGTCATCAGCGTGATGTTCAGTCTCACCGTCGTACTGTTTGCCATGCTGTTCGGTGCCCGTCGCGACCAGACTTCCGAGAACCATCAGGGACTGGTCCTGGCTATTGCCTTCGATTCCCTGGTGAAACTCGTAGCCCTCCTGGTTCTCGGCGGCGTCATTCTGTTCAGCGTCTTTGGCGGCATGGACGGCCTCGACGCCTGGCTGTTGAGCAACAGCTCACCCGCCACCACCATGACCCTGAACGTCGACGATGGCAGTTGGCGGGCACTCATGCTGATGTCGTTCGCGGCCGCCCTGGTACTCCCGCACATGTACCACATGACGTTCAGCGAAAACCCGTCGCCGAAGGCACTGGCGAAGGCCAGCTGGGGCCTGCCCCTGTACCTGCTGCTGCTCGGCCTGCCGGTCCCACTCATCCTCTGGGGCGGACAGGAACTGGCTGTCACCACCGGCTCGAGTTTTTACACCATCGGCACAGCGCAGGCCCTCGGTAGCCGGGGGCTGACCCTGCTCATGTACATTGCCGGCCTGTCTGCCGCCAGTGGCTTGATGATCGTCAGCACGCTGGCCCTTGCAGGCATGGTGCTCAACCACGTTGTCCTGCCCCTGAAGACGCCGCGTGAACAGGGCGATATCTACCGCTGGCTGCAGTGGATCAAGCGCCTGCTGATCGCCGTCATCATCTTTCTGGCGCTGCTGTTCCATGAAACCCTGGGCAAGAACCTCGATCTCTCGATCCTGGGCATCATTTCATTGTCAGGCATGCTGCAATTGCTGCCGGGCGCACTCGGTGTCATCTACTGGCCGGAGGGCAATCGCCGGGGCCTGATTGCCGGTCTGGTCGTGGGCCTGGCGATCTGGATCGTGACGCTGGTTCTGCCGTTCTCCCATACCGCGAATCTGCTGGCGGTGCTGGGCGCTCCGATCGTCCCGGATTACAGCAACTGGCAGATCTTTGTCTTTGTCAGCCTGACCGCCAATGTCACGGTCTTCGCCCTGATCTCGATCCTGAGCACCAGCACCGGCGAAGAAGCCAGTGCCGCCCAGGCCTGCTCAATGGGAGCGTTGTCGCGCCCGCAACGCCGCGAACTGCTGGCAACCTCGTCGGCGGAATTCGCCAAACAGCTGGCCGAACCGCTGGGCGTCGGCGTGGCCAAGCGGGAAGTGGAACGGGCACTGGCTCAGCTGAAACTGCCCAACGTTGAATATCGCCCCTACCAGTTGCGCCGTCTGCGGGACCAGGTCGAAATCAATCTCTCCGGTCTGCTCGGCCCTTCGGTCGCACGGGACATGGTCAAGCGCCACCTTGGCTTCAAGCCCATGGCCCGGGGCGGCACCGCCCAGGACATTCGCTACGTGGAGCGGGCACTGGGCGAGTACCAGAACCGCCTGACTGGCCTGGCCGGAGAACTGGACAATCTGCGTCGCCACTACCGACAAACCCTGCAGAATCTGCCTATCGCCGCCTGTTCCGTGGGCGAGGACGGCGAAATCCTGATGTGGAACAACGCCATGGAGAACCTCACCGGCATCACCGCGGACGACGTGGTGGGCGCCCGGCTTCTGGCCTTGCCCGAGCACTGGCACCTGCTGCTGGACGACTTTAACCTGGGTGAGGAGTTGCACCGTTACAAGCACCGACTCGATCTGCGGGGCAAACCTCACTGGCTGAACCTCCACAAGGCAGCACTCAGTGGCCCGGACCACCCCGAAGGCGGCAGCATTATTCTGGTGGAAGACCAGACCGAAACCCGGTTACTGGAAGACGAACTCATGCACAGCGAGCGCCTGGCATCGGTTGGCCGGCTGGCCGCCGGTGTGGCCCATGAAATCGGCAACCCGGTAACCGGCATCTCCTCCCTGGCCCAGAACCTGAAACTGGAAACCGACAATCCGGACATTCTCGATACCGCAGACCAGATCCAGCAGCAGACCCGGCGGATCTCGACCATTCTGCAGTCGCTGATGAATTTCGCCCGGACCGGAAACCATGCCCAGGCCAACCGCTACGAGCCGGTCACCATCCGGCGGTGCGTCGACGAATCCATCAACCTGCTGTCGCTCAGCGACAAAGGGCTCCGCGTTCGCTTCATTAATGACTGTCCGGAGAACCTGCAGGTCCTGGGCGATGAACAGCGCCTGGTCCAGGTTTTCATCAACCTGCTGGCCAACGCCCGGGATGCCTCCCCCGATGGCGGCACCATCCGGGTCAGTGGAAACGGTGATGGCTACTCCGCTATTATCGAAGTCATCGATGAAGGCTCGGGCATTCCCGAAGATCAGCTCGACCACATCTTCGAGCCGTTCTACACCACCAAGGCGCCCAACAAAGGTACCGGGCTCGGCCTGTCGCTGGTGTACAGTATCGTGGAAGAACATTACGGTAACGTTCAGGTAGAGAGCCCTGCCGCATCCGGCAGGGGTACGTGTGTGCGCCTGAGACTGCCCGCCTTCGAACCGGAAATCGGCGTGACGCAAATTAGCCAGAACGAAAGGTCGTGA
- a CDS encoding Rieske (2Fe-2S) protein gives MNAPANSDWQPVCRRDELTGERIVEFRIQRPQTEPGTMPLTGFLFLDGSEPRAYVNQCPHLGIELNWMPGQFMDADNLFIQCSTHGALFKPGTGDCIAGPCQGDALTALDVRIDAGEVQIRFQE, from the coding sequence ATGAACGCGCCGGCGAACAGTGACTGGCAGCCCGTTTGCCGACGGGACGAACTGACTGGGGAACGGATCGTGGAATTCCGCATCCAGCGCCCCCAGACAGAGCCGGGGACCATGCCCTTGACCGGATTCCTGTTTCTGGACGGCAGCGAGCCCCGGGCCTATGTCAATCAATGCCCTCATCTAGGCATTGAACTGAACTGGATGCCCGGCCAGTTCATGGATGCTGACAACCTGTTCATTCAATGCTCGACCCACGGTGCCCTCTTCAAGCCCGGAACCGGCGACTGCATCGCAGGCCCCTGCCAGGGTGACGCCTTGACCGCACTGGATGTGCGCATTGATGCCGGCGAGGTTCAGATCAGATTTCAAGAATGA